In Streptomyces sp. NBC_00483, a single window of DNA contains:
- a CDS encoding SH3 domain-containing protein, translating into MSLTTRLGTGIAAVATLVATAAVPAVAQTAGSGAGDSPPVYKGRVTAKSGLLLRDAPARGAKVVRSEPYRAIVRIFCKTSGDSVGGNSYWYLLTDGTWAWGSAKYIQNIGAVPRWC; encoded by the coding sequence ATGTCCCTCACCACCCGCCTCGGTACGGGCATCGCAGCCGTCGCCACCCTCGTCGCGACCGCGGCCGTCCCCGCCGTCGCCCAGACCGCCGGTTCCGGCGCCGGCGACTCGCCGCCGGTCTACAAGGGCCGCGTCACCGCCAAGTCCGGGCTGCTGCTGCGCGACGCCCCGGCCCGCGGCGCCAAGGTCGTCCGCTCCGAGCCGTACCGCGCGATCGTCCGGATCTTCTGCAAGACCTCGGGCGACAGCGTCGGCGGGAACTCGTACTGGTACCTGCTCACCGACGGCACATGGGCGTGGGGTTCCGCGAAGTACATCCAGAACATCGGCGCCGTGCCGCGCTGGTGCTGA